A window from Podospora bellae-mahoneyi strain CBS 112042 chromosome 1 map unlocalized CBS112042p_1, whole genome shotgun sequence encodes these proteins:
- a CDS encoding uncharacterized protein (EggNog:ENOG503P2CK; COG:S), with protein sequence MQNSPVSFCNPPDLGTCLRFPAPWKRWSNTSESLTHKKKKKKTGAEHLRALTITNDATASRKSMMTLQYADMLRAQEEVDAIFWIPEGNVADVLSQTFGHYGGSSLSSRRKAGRLQNQRQHVLEPGQQIRYMIMRTAVDWCTGFFPTDAAVMDKSSSHQTPFNLPASHILTPFSIAVSYAATFRALLEQNRNKSNFDRLSDERITTLVDFVCSKLSADCSRIPKLVGMLGRGVFDMSDMESRLEHSSLPRSSSESLSETVLGLAFESLSSQCRTILKIMSVIEPTCIPKELFDPVCLLEPHPLLSIQMDEKCLLASLENLVACTLIDSDEDLQCFCVDNMVAQNILKGLLTTSEKHTALSNAAILLSIAFPECPRDRRLYPDHQDGCAKYLKHALTLRWLLTREYSNNKDMNVVTMKDLYRLISLVEQ encoded by the exons ATGCAGAACTCCCCTGTTTCGTTTTGCAATCCACCAGACTTAGGTACATGTTTGAGATTCCCAGCGCCATGGAAACGCTGGAGCAACACTTCAGAAAGCCTgacacacaaaaaaaaaaaaaaaaaaaccggcGCAGAACACCTTCGTGCCCTAACAATCACAAATGATGCCACTGCCAGTAGGAAGAGCATGATGACCCTTCAGTATGCCGACATGCTTCGTGCCCAAGAAGAGGTGGATGCAATATTCTGGATCCCAGAGGGTAACGTAGCCGATGTTCTCTCTCAAACCTTCGGACACTATGGCGGTTCATCTCTGTCTTCCCGACGCAAAGCCGGGAGACTTCAAAACCAGCGGCAGCATGTTCTTGAACCTGGTCAACAAATACGG TATATGATAATGCGGACAGCGGTAGACTGGTGTACCGGTTTCTTCCCAACAGATGCGGCGGTCATGGacaaatcatcatcacatcagACTCCTTTTAACCTGCCTGCTTCGCATATACTGACACCATTCTCCAT CGCAGTCTCCTACGCAGCCACCTTTCGAGCTCTGTTGGAACAGAATCGCAATAAAAGCAATTTTGACCGGCTGAGTGATGAAAGAATTACAACACTGGTTGATTTTGTTTGCAGTAAACTGTCGGCTGACTGCAGCCGTATCCCAAAGCTTGTCGGTATGCTCGGTCGGGGCGTTTTTGACATGTCCGACATGGAGAGCCGTTTGGAACACTCCTCACTTCCTCGCTCCTCTTCTGAAAGTTTGTCAGAAACagttttggggttggcgttTGAGTCTTTGAGTTCACAGTGCCGCACAATCCTAAAGATCATGTCGGTGATAGAACCGACCTGCATACCCAAGGAGCTGTTTGACCCCGTCTGTCTCCTGGAACCTCATCCATTGCTCAGCATTCAAATGGACGAGAAATG TCTGCTGGCATCGTTAGAGAACCTTGTCGCCTGCACGCTGATAGATAGCGATGAGGATCTGCAATGCTTTTGTGTCGACAATATGGTTGCCCAAAATATCCTCAAGGGCTTACTAACAACATCGGAAAAGCACACCGCGTTGAGCAATGCAGCAATTTTGCTCTCTATCGCCTTTCCTGAATGCCCTAGGGACAGGCGTCTGTACCCAGACCATCAGGATGGCTGTGCAAAATATCTAAAGCATGCCCTGACCCTGCGTTGGTTATTGACGAGAGAGTattccaacaacaaggaTATGAATGTCGTCACGATGAAAGATTTGTATCGGTTGATAAGCCTCGTCGAACAGTGA